Within Pygocentrus nattereri isolate fPygNat1 chromosome 17, fPygNat1.pri, whole genome shotgun sequence, the genomic segment tcgagatacccaaggtaaaatattactccagtaaaagtagaagttttagacctttagacctccacttgagtagaagtacaaaagtacttTCCTTAAAATGTACGTAAGTatcaagtaaaagtactaaaagataaataaagttaggttagttccatcatttatgttgaatagacactcccaatttttttgctgctgcactgggttggtatgaccaacaggtcaaaacaagctcagaacaaagtgaccgctgcgccctgattggtgttcttgctttgcacttctttcattttgacatgttacgtttttatacacacaaaagacaaaaggaaccacagatttctcaaaatgtatcGGAGTAGAAAGTAAGATATTGGACTTTGAAATGTAGctgagtgaaagtgaaaaaaagtcactcaaaatggaaaaacttcagtaaagtacagatacatgaaaaaactacttaagtacagtagcgtgttacatttacttagttactgtccaccactgatcaaAAGTAAATTTGTCTAGCTTTGCCTATTCACAAGAAGAATAGGGACTAATACtctttataaatatgtaaaccATATTAGtgatttggacagaattttaacatttacttaattttaaCAGTGTATTTAATTGGATATAAAATCACATAATTGTGTGTTGCGAAAGGCTGCGAAATAGTAATAATAGGCcacataataatttaataatttccaACTTTTGAAAGTTCAATAAAGCACTTAAAAATAGCAGAAAGTAtatcattttacagcatttattttaGTTGATTGACAATACATAAATTATACCATTATTTTAGCTGTGCATCAGATAAAAGGGTGCTTATCTAGACAAGAGCGATCATGTCTAACCCTTCAATGACCAGTTTAGCCAAGCAAGTTAAAATGCAGTTAAACCCCTGCTAAGCTAATGACAGAGTAATAGTCCCATTAAAGTTTAtcaagtttgtttttatttacctgGTTAAGCATAGCAGCACCTTAAGTTTCACATGAGTCTCacagttagaaaaaaaaaactttaaaaaaacaatataaacaaataataacatgtaaatgagcataataccaatacatattttaaaaaccaAGACCAACAGGCGTGTACATTTCTTATTTATATGTTGAGTTAAGGGTAAAATCATACATAGTGACAGGAGGTTAAGATGCTTGTAGAAATGGTAGAAACTGTGTGCATTCCTCTTTGTTCTGTAAAACAAAgtgtataaaaatacatacacCATCGAATTGAAGTAaattaattctttaaaaatgttctttggaATATGTACATGTCAGTTGCAAGGAGCAATATCTTCTCAGAAGATATGCATTCTTCTGTTGAATTGTTCTTACAATCCTTCCACCACAATGAATGGAAGACAGCAGGAATTCAACTTAAAGTATATGAACCCCAAGTACAAGGCCCATAGCGTGTACTTGATTGGACTACGTCGTTacaagattttaaaaatacaaaaaaaacattgtagaTAAGGTGACAAGTGACAAATAGAATGTTGGAGCATGTAACAAACTCCCCGTTACTTCACATAACAGAAGAACACAATAGGTGTGTCACAATATGCTAGACGGAAAAAAAGTATACTATATTGCATCATAACCTTTAATTGttaaatcaaaccacttttatATCTTGACCTGGTAGCTTTAAAGCCTGGTTTTTCAGTAGCTTATCTGAAGTGTATAAAATTGAGCGTGACGGTGACCATCCAACACGagcgtgagagtgtgtgagagcacTTGAGACGttagcaaacacacacagtggcaTTTCCATGCTCCTGAAGTAGACCTTGCACGTTGTCGGGCTGCTTCTGACTTTTGCCACTGCGCCTCAGTGCAGGACGCTCGCTGTACCTCCGTCGAGATGTGCATGAGGACGCAGAGCTGTGAGAGGACTGGGGAAGACTACGACGAGGCCTCTTCCCTGCAGGGTTGGAGAGATCCTCAAGCATTCGCTTGCCTGTTGTCACTGTGTTATTACGGATGCCATCGTTCGAGCTCTTACTACTGAGATCTTTATGAGGAAAGTCAGAGTTTGTAACAGGAGATTCCGATGATTCACAACTGCTTGTCCCACTATTAGCAATGCGCTGTCCAATGGCTGATTCCTCTTCACAGGCAGAAGAGGAAACATCAGCCTCTGAGACctacaagaaaaacaacaaagaatgaATGCAGAGCACGGGGTGATTGTCATTTAAGCTGACTTAACATGCATTATTTAATACCCTTTAATTAAATATAAGCCAGAAAAACCACCACTGCCTTGGTGCTTTGCAGCTAAGTGAAAACAGTGTGTGCTCCCACATAATGCTAATGATGCTAACCTGGTTGGGTGGAGTGTCAGAGGAGGATCCAGCAGCAGAGATACACTTTGCTCCCTCTAGGTTATACACAACCTCATATGGGGACAAAGGCTCAGAAAATGTCCCTACTGGCTCCAAGCAAATTACGATAGCGCTAGTGTTGTCAGCACGAAGCATGCGTTGACTCCATCGTTGAAGGGCATGGTTCACCAGCTCGTGAGCACTACAAACATTTTCCTTTGTCTTCTGGCTCTTAGCCTGCAGGCACAAGTTGAATATACAATCTTAATCTTTACAActggagctataaggctaacgttgctaacaaacactagaactcaagAGTTACCCAAATATAGTCTGAATAGTTACTGGAAAAATACATAAGGTCTTCattaaagcaacactatgtaGCATTTGGTCATTTGGAGacttctctggtggaaatatgcaATTGTACACAACATGCAAAATAACGTTTTGTACCAGTGGTTGTGCTTCTGACCCACACAAATGGATAAGACTTTTGCCAGTGTGTTGAAATAGCTTTCAAAGAGaattcagtcaaaacttggtggaAGACGTGTCTTCCAAGGATGTGAGTCAATTATCTACTACTATCACCAGATCTTCATCAGTCTAACattgattttacatttatgacCCAAACATTGACtcaggccttttttttttaacctgtgtttgtggtgttaatatgtaaagacatatGGCATGGTCAGACTCGCAGATCACACCAAATTTTAGCATGTTCTTTTTACATCATTACTTAGAAATGCTACTTCTATcagttttaacaacaaaaaatattacataatgcTGCTTTAAAGTTGTGCAgacttgctgatgtggtttaGAGCACAATATGACattgtgaactataaaaatgaacatcacCACTACAGGCAGCTGACTGATTTTGTGTTAGATTTCTCTATTGGTCACGGTCACAACTACAGATTCTAGATTCTAAACGTCCCACTTCTGAGGTGGTTTATGAACTGCGTAAGTGCCTGCCTACaattttgttcatgtttatagctcacagtaaacCATACCACTTcccaaaccacatcaacaagtcttTAATGTGGATCAAACCTTAATGAAGATGTGAATGAAATCTGAGTAGGCTGAAAGAAGTTTAATTAATTATGTACTGTCACAGAAAcaattttggtttattttttgtgaCTATTTAGTACTAGTCGTTCTCAGCAACGTTAGCCTCACTGCtcctaaactaaagaaaaaaaatagacttCAAACATGTCTCTGCCAATCAACTACATCTGCGGTAAATGCAACATtgtgtgaattagattttttgttgaATCATCGCTTTAACATTTGCAGTCCCGTTTCTATGACCAATAAGACAGCAAAGCAGACCAATTACATGCTAGGTGCACAAACAAAGGATCTGCTAATAACCATTCTTACCTTGGCTCTATCAGTTTCCTGACACATGGATACTGCCTCTTGGGGCGAAACCATGTTCCATAGGCCATCACTGCCCAAAATGACATAACGGTGCCTATTTAGATCCAACTTGATGACCGCAGTATCAGGCTCTGGCGAAACTACAAACTCCCCACTGTAGAAGTCATAGCTCCATAAATCACCTGgagcaaaacaattaaaaataaataaataaaataaaaaatacaataaatcgAATGAAGAATAAGAAAGAACAATAAAGAGCTAAAGCGAAACAATCTAAAAAGATGTGTAATGGAACACCACCCTCTCTGGAACCAATCTACATTCTAAACACCACCCTCTCTGGAACCAATCTCTGTTCTAAACACCACCCTCTCTGGAACTAATCTCTGTTCTAAACACCACCCTCTCTGGAACTAATCTCTGTTCTAAACACCACCCTCTCTGGAACTAATCTCTGTTCTAAACACCACCCTCTCTGGAACTAATCTCTGTTCTAAACACCACCCTCTCTGGAACTAATCTCTGTTCTAAACACCACCCTCTCTGGAACTAATCTCTGTTCTAAACACCACCCTCTCTGGAACTAATCTCTGTTCTAAACACCACCCTCTCTGGAACTAATCTCCGTTCTAAACACCACCCTCTCTGGAACTAATCTCTGTTCTAAACACCACCCTCTCTGGAACTAATCTCCGTTCTAAACACCACCCTCTCTAGAACTAATCTCCGTTCTAAACACCAACGCTAGGCCAGAAATTAGTATTGCCCTCCCATTGTGTCTCACCTAAAGCTCGAGCAACAGCAAGGAAGGGGATTTGGTCGATAACTGTGCTCCTTCTGACTGGTCCATTGTGAGTGAGCCTGGGTCTCTTCCACACAACTCTATTTACCCCAGACTTTTTAATTACACtggaaaagataaaaaatggcaaatattttaatatcataaaaatgaaatctgtaaatatgtatgtttataGTAAACAGAGCTTTCCGGATAGAAATCAACTTAAACAAATTTCCTACATCTGATTCTTAAAgtgttatttatatgtatttgtttatattttctctctctctctatctgtctatctatctgtctatctcgatagatagatagatagatagatagatagatatgtgtgtgtgtgaaatgtttgaaatctatagaataattttataatacacacacactgtatgtaTATAGGCATATATGAATGCACATATATACAACAAACTGGTTTTAATTGATTGAAAACTTATTCTTAACTTGCGAACAATAGTATACATGAGTGTTTGGTACTCACCTGCCTCCTAGTCCCtcaattctctttctctctttgggGAGTTCGGGCTTGTGATCTTGTGTGATTTCCTCTGCTCTTATAATCTCTTCATCAGGATCGTCTTGCACACCTAAAACCACAGCTGAGTCCCCAACGTGAGCCACGTACATGCGATCACGACGAATTACAACAACACTCGCAGTGGTTCCTGACGTGCTGGGAAGGCCAGTAGCTGTCCTCGGCCATTCCGCTGGAGGAAAAAGGGAAAGTAACACTGTTAGTGACAGTTCCATTGTTACTGACACATTTTAAAAGCCACCAAAATGTCTTAAAGTCCAGTAAACTTATAGAATGGTTATATAACGATATGTAAAGATAGGTCCTACAGAAATGACTAAAACAACACTGTGATGATGAGCAGTGTATCATCTATCACGGAAAACAAAATAGAACAGGGATATAAACCGGGCGTTTGTGTGTAGAGTAGGAGGGGAGTGGGGAGGGCTCATTTTATGTACACACCCACACGAGTGTAAACTAAATGTTTCTTTTGTTAAAGTAGGCTCTCTAGAATCCAGGCCCGTTTACACATACAACATTAAATATCCAATCTTAGCCTTCGAATCGAAAATCGTGTCGGATCTGAATACGTACATGTCGTTACACTCTACGATCTTATCTAAGAAGCAGCTCGGTTAGCCGCCTACTAGCGCCAAAAGTCCTGGATGGCTGAGCTTAGCATAGAGATTCGCTCTCGCTATCATTGCGGTAACTCACGTAGTTTCTTCCACATGGCATGGTGGCAGGCAATGAATCCTTTCCGTATAGCTGCGCACACCTCTTCGTCATCTTTAGACCAAAAGCCTCTTTGTTTTTTGATAAGATCCCACAGATGTTCCTGAGCGTAGCTCGCCGCATCCGGGCCGCCATGGCCGTCGAAAACCGCGTAGAAAGCCACGGCCCGCGAGCGAGCAGTCGAGGAAGAACCGTCCTGGTGAGGggagcagctttcagctccGCATCTCGGCGTAGCTAATCGGCTTCCCTCACCCGCGCTGCTGGCTGGAGTTCGTTCTCCGGGTTCACTTTCAAGTTTGTAATTCCCGTTTCCGACGGCTTCCGTCTCGCCATGTTCAGCAGCGTTCAGCTCGTCCTCGCTCGGCTCGTCGTCCTGTTTTATCTGAACGAAATCCTCCATGTACTTCCTGCCTCCCTGGTCCAAATAAACACTTGCTCGACATGAAAATACGTTCTCCATAGTCGATATGATGCAGTTGGCCGGGACAGCTGTCGTTTAGAGTTAAAAGTGAAATTCTTCACAGGTCTGCCTTCGGTCTTTGTTTATTTTCGACCTTTGTAGGCATGCTCCGAAAACGGTGACGTCAGTAGGCGGAGGATTGTTCATAAAAATGGAAGTGGTCGTACATTAAAAGCTCTACTGGAGGGGTTTCAATACAGCAATGCGTCAGGCTTTCTTCACAGAAGCAGGCTGTTTGTGGCCTGAAGGATACGTCTGTATTGCGTTTGCCCTCGCATATTGCAAGATCTGAACACTTTCAAAAGAGTGGTTCACTAAAAattaaaattcacaaaaaattCCCTCCAAAATATTGTTGACTGCCCAAGACATGTCCAGTGTCCACAGCTCGCTCCTTTAGTTTCGCACTGGTGCTGCACAGATAATGCAGCTTAAAAGCATTGGAAGTGTACTGTATTGACCTTCTAGGTCATAGCGCATAGCTAAAAAAGCTAATATTAAACACCTAACTTCTGTCCCATGTTTGCGATAAGGGATAGATTTATTTACATAGTGTCATAAAGATGATACACTGTTCATTTAACAGTGTATCATCTTTCAtggaaatcaaaatagaacaaCAGCGATGAGAATTGGGCATCTGAGTTGTGAGTAGTGAAGTtacactgaaatatatataatatatatatatgtgtgtgtatatgtatactttatgtttatatgtgtatatgtatactttatgttttttttaaaacacatacaTCATATatgtgttttaaatatatatatatatatatatatatatatatatatatatatatatatatatatatatatatatatatgtgtgtgtttttaaaaaaaacattctattaAAATTTAAAAGCCATGAATTCTTTGAATTCTTACTTATGATAACTAAAATATAACAAGCCAGAATATAATTCGTCTAGTAAAAGTTGAATTTGTTTATgttgaaattatttaaaatgtttacatgtaaaaatgtattctttcactggaattaatgtaattttttactTGATTTTGATCTAGTGGGGTGGTCGGTGCTATTGACAGCCACACAAATccgcttttattttgaaatttgttAGTGTGGCGATCCGGTTGGTTTGGAAGTGAATAGTTAAAGGAAGCAGATGAGGGGACGGTTTTGTCAGCCTCTGTGGACGGTGAAGCATAACCCAACACCAGACTCCTTTTTGAGCCACTTTGGTTTCCGCAGGTGAAACATTGCAACATAAAGCGCTTACATGCTGTGGTGCATGCATCGCTTCAATCTGAAACCGCTCTCTCGCTGTTTTGTTTCAACTTTGCTAGCTTAGCCTCTCTGCTAGCTCGCCTGCTGTCTGGTTTGGTTCAGCCCTCTAGTCGGTGTCCAGCGCTTGTCACTTGTAGTTAAGCATACGTGGGTGGCTT encodes:
- the ppm1da gene encoding protein phosphatase, Mg2+/Mn2+ dependent, 1Da gives rise to the protein MENVFSCRASVYLDQGGRKYMEDFVQIKQDDEPSEDELNAAEHGETEAVGNGNYKLESEPGERTPASSAGEGSRLATPRCGAESCSPHQDGSSSTARSRAVAFYAVFDGHGGPDAASYAQEHLWDLIKKQRGFWSKDDEEVCAAIRKGFIACHHAMWKKLPEWPRTATGLPSTSGTTASVVVIRRDRMYVAHVGDSAVVLGVQDDPDEEIIRAEEITQDHKPELPKERKRIEGLGGSVIKKSGVNRVVWKRPRLTHNGPVRRSTVIDQIPFLAVARALGDLWSYDFYSGEFVVSPEPDTAVIKLDLNRHRYVILGSDGLWNMVSPQEAVSMCQETDRAKAKSQKTKENVCSAHELVNHALQRWSQRMLRADNTSAIVICLEPVGTFSEPLSPYEVVYNLEGAKCISAAGSSSDTPPNQVSEADVSSSACEEESAIGQRIANSGTSSCESSESPVTNSDFPHKDLSSKSSNDGIRNNTVTTGKRMLEDLSNPAGKRPRRSLPQSSHSSASSCTSRRRYSERPALRRSGKSQKQPDNVQGLLQEHGNATVCVC